One Desulfobulbus oligotrophicus DNA segment encodes these proteins:
- the rnc gene encoding ribonuclease III, giving the protein MGTTLTALVQDNEVELEQLQDRIGYRFRDLQLLQLSLVHSSFAFERLDDSRHNETLEFLGDAVLDLIVGFILFVRFPELREGKLTRIRSALVNEGGLTERAREIDLGSYLLLGKGESASSGRDKPSILSGTYEALVGAIFLDGGYDAAQVFVRRFFEPYLNDSQERLVSIDAKSELQELLQERYSTGPEYVLVGEEGPAHARLFSVAVRFQDEELGTGTASSKKEAEQQAARTALKQLRQRFSQP; this is encoded by the coding sequence ATGGGAACCACGCTGACAGCCCTTGTTCAGGACAACGAGGTAGAGCTGGAACAGCTGCAGGATCGGATCGGTTATCGATTCCGCGACCTGCAGCTGCTCCAACTTTCCCTTGTTCACAGCTCTTTTGCCTTTGAACGGCTTGATGACAGCCGCCACAACGAAACGCTCGAGTTTCTGGGAGATGCGGTTCTTGATCTTATCGTGGGATTCATCCTGTTCGTTCGTTTTCCGGAGCTGCGGGAAGGGAAGCTTACCCGTATCCGCTCGGCCCTGGTCAACGAAGGCGGCCTGACCGAACGTGCCAGGGAGATCGATCTGGGAAGCTACCTGCTTTTAGGCAAGGGAGAAAGTGCTTCCAGTGGCCGGGACAAGCCTTCGATTCTGTCAGGCACCTATGAGGCCCTGGTCGGAGCCATCTTTCTTGATGGCGGGTATGATGCTGCTCAGGTCTTTGTCCGCCGTTTCTTTGAGCCGTATCTTAATGACTCTCAGGAGCGGTTGGTGAGCATCGATGCCAAGAGCGAGTTGCAGGAACTGCTCCAGGAGCGGTACAGCACAGGGCCGGAGTATGTACTTGTTGGTGAGGAGGGGCCTGCCCATGCTCGGCTTTTCTCTGTTGCTGTCCGGTTTCAGGACGAGGAACTGGGGACCGGTACAGCGTCCAGTAAAAAAGAGGCGGAACAGCAGGCAGCCCGGACAGCCCTCAAGCAGCTCAGACAGCGGTTTTCGCAGCCGTGA
- a CDS encoding valine--tRNA ligase, whose protein sequence is MPIQQNEKYDLPKAYEFTEIERRWYERWLSDKSFSAQMGEGKPSFSIVIPPPNVTGVLHIGHALNNTLQDVLVRYHRMKGDNTLWVPGTDHAGIATQNVVERQLAGEKLSRHDLGREKFIERVWAWKEEKGGTIINQLKRLGASCDWDRERFTMDDGLSRAVREVFVRLFKEGLIYKGDYIVNWCPRCHTALADDEVEHDPTDGKLYHIRYPYADGSGYVVVATTRPETMLGDTAVAVHPEDERYQHLKAIGIRLPLTGRTVPVVFDHHVQREFGTGALKVTPAHDRDDYEIGLRHDLPRLKVIDDQGVMNEAAGVYAGLDRFDCRRKVVADLDAQGLIDKIEEYQHAVGKCYRCATVVEPTTSKQWFVSVKPLAAKAVAAVEEGRIKLYPNTWYRTFYAWMENIRDWCISRQIWWGHRIPAWTCEACRRLIVEVNAPDVCPDCGSTRLQQETDVLDTWFSSALWPFSTLGWPEQTRELAVFYPTSVLITSFDILFFWVARMMMMGLHVMGEVPFHDVYLHALVRDKYGKKMSKSTGNVIDPLVMIEQYGTDAFRFTLTAFAAQGREIRMDEERIDGYRRFINKLWNAARFAQMHLKEVDPAITVAVRKTEGLSLAHRWILSRLNTTIAEVRAALDNYNFNDVASISYQFVWHEFCDWYLEWIKADLFSEEMSRRNQAQAVLLTVMEQVLKLLHPVIPFVTEEIWSQLPGRRGSIMHASFPETRAAWADTEAETTMNLLMGVISGLRTIRTEAEVHPSAKIEALLICPDTGRRAILEQYTEGMQGMVRAASLKIVASGTVPDDAGHGLVQDVELVVPLKGMIDVAGELEKLTREQDKLQKELDRVIGKLSNAKFINHAPETVVAKEREKETEIRTRLAKTMESMERLSKLN, encoded by the coding sequence ATGCCCATTCAACAAAACGAAAAGTACGATTTACCCAAAGCCTACGAATTTACCGAGATTGAACGGCGCTGGTATGAACGATGGCTGTCTGATAAATCCTTCTCTGCGCAGATGGGTGAGGGGAAGCCGAGTTTCTCCATTGTCATCCCGCCGCCCAATGTGACCGGTGTGCTGCATATCGGGCATGCCCTGAACAACACACTCCAGGACGTGCTGGTCCGTTACCACCGGATGAAAGGGGACAACACCCTGTGGGTACCCGGGACCGACCACGCCGGTATTGCCACGCAAAACGTGGTTGAACGCCAGCTGGCCGGCGAGAAACTCAGCCGTCATGATCTTGGCCGGGAGAAGTTTATTGAACGGGTCTGGGCCTGGAAGGAAGAGAAGGGCGGAACGATCATCAACCAGCTGAAACGGTTGGGAGCCTCCTGTGACTGGGATCGAGAACGATTTACCATGGACGACGGACTGTCACGGGCTGTGCGCGAGGTCTTTGTCCGTCTGTTTAAAGAGGGGCTGATCTATAAGGGCGACTACATTGTCAACTGGTGCCCGCGCTGTCATACAGCACTTGCTGATGATGAGGTCGAGCATGATCCCACCGACGGCAAACTGTATCACATCCGTTATCCCTATGCAGACGGCTCCGGATATGTGGTGGTGGCAACAACCAGGCCGGAAACCATGCTTGGGGATACAGCGGTGGCGGTTCATCCTGAGGATGAACGCTATCAGCACCTGAAAGCCATTGGTATCAGGCTGCCGCTCACCGGCCGGACGGTACCGGTTGTGTTTGATCACCATGTTCAGCGGGAATTCGGCACCGGGGCGCTCAAGGTCACCCCGGCCCATGACCGTGACGACTACGAGATCGGCCTGCGGCATGATCTTCCCCGTTTGAAGGTCATAGATGATCAGGGGGTGATGAATGAGGCTGCCGGCGTTTATGCGGGGCTTGATCGTTTTGACTGCCGCAGGAAGGTGGTGGCAGATCTGGATGCGCAGGGGCTGATCGACAAGATCGAAGAGTATCAGCATGCGGTGGGCAAGTGCTACCGTTGTGCCACCGTGGTTGAGCCCACCACCTCGAAACAGTGGTTTGTCTCGGTGAAACCTCTGGCGGCAAAGGCTGTGGCTGCAGTGGAAGAGGGGCGGATCAAACTCTATCCCAACACCTGGTATCGCACCTTTTATGCCTGGATGGAGAATATCCGCGACTGGTGTATCTCACGGCAGATCTGGTGGGGGCACCGTATTCCGGCATGGACCTGTGAGGCGTGTCGCAGGCTGATTGTCGAGGTTAATGCGCCGGACGTGTGTCCGGACTGCGGCAGTACCCGTCTGCAGCAGGAAACCGATGTGCTCGACACCTGGTTCAGCTCGGCTCTGTGGCCTTTTTCCACCCTGGGGTGGCCGGAGCAGACCAGGGAGCTGGCCGTTTTTTACCCGACCTCGGTGTTGATCACCAGTTTTGACATCCTCTTCTTCTGGGTGGCGCGGATGATGATGATGGGGTTGCATGTCATGGGTGAGGTACCGTTTCATGATGTGTACCTGCATGCTCTGGTGCGGGATAAGTATGGCAAGAAGATGTCGAAATCCACCGGGAATGTCATTGATCCTCTGGTCATGATCGAGCAGTACGGAACCGATGCCTTTCGTTTCACGCTTACGGCCTTTGCCGCCCAGGGTCGCGAGATCAGGATGGATGAGGAACGGATCGACGGTTATCGGCGTTTCATCAACAAGCTGTGGAACGCGGCCCGCTTTGCCCAGATGCATCTTAAAGAGGTTGACCCAGCCATCACTGTAGCGGTCCGAAAAACAGAGGGACTGTCCCTGGCTCACCGGTGGATCTTAAGTCGACTGAATACAACCATTGCCGAGGTGCGAGCGGCACTTGACAACTATAACTTCAACGACGTTGCCTCCATCTCGTATCAGTTTGTGTGGCATGAGTTCTGTGACTGGTACCTGGAGTGGATTAAGGCCGATCTGTTCAGCGAAGAGATGTCACGGCGCAATCAGGCCCAGGCCGTGCTGCTGACCGTGATGGAGCAGGTGCTTAAACTGCTGCACCCTGTTATCCCCTTTGTCACCGAGGAGATCTGGAGCCAGCTGCCCGGCCGCCGTGGCTCGATCATGCATGCGTCTTTTCCGGAAACCAGGGCAGCCTGGGCAGACACCGAAGCAGAGACAACAATGAACCTGCTGATGGGGGTCATCTCCGGTCTGCGTACTATCCGCACCGAGGCAGAGGTGCATCCCAGTGCGAAAATCGAAGCCTTGCTTATCTGCCCGGATACCGGAAGACGAGCGATCCTTGAGCAGTATACAGAGGGCATGCAGGGGATGGTTCGGGCGGCTTCCCTTAAGATCGTGGCTTCGGGAACAGTTCCCGACGATGCCGGTCACGGACTGGTGCAGGATGTTGAACTCGTCGTACCGCTGAAAGGGATGATCGACGTGGCCGGAGAGCTGGAAAAACTGACCAGGGAGCAGGATAAACTGCAGAAAGAACTGGATCGGGTTATTGGTAAGCTCAGCAATGCCAAGTTCATCAACCATGCCCCGGAAACCGTGGTTGCCAAAGAACGGGAGAAGGAAACAGAGATCCGCACCCGGTTGGCGAAAACCATGGAGTCTATGGAACGGCTCTCAAAACTGAACTGA
- a CDS encoding deoxyguanosinetriphosphate triphosphohydrolase, protein MAAPLRGNVVSGVHKTVRQQQEKVERQTLSPFACLSTRSRGRMRPEEPCSLRTTFQRDRDRLIHSKTFRRLKHKTQVFLAPAGDHYRTRLTHVLEVSQIARTMAVCLRLNEYLTEAIALGHDLGHTPFGHAGEYSLNLLHPKGFKHFRQSLRIVDFLENDGRGLNLSWEVRNGILKHSKGYGEILPDDMTELPATLEGQLVRVADIMAYVNHDMDDALRGGMIHSDDLPGHLRKIIGDRSSERINAMVSDLVNTTLRMNDGRLHLGERMNETINELRTFLYDNVYRNYRVHNEFEKAQRIIRDLYGFFLKHEFPNGRIDSCCPPHGLSSSADAMQMRHRQVCDFIAGMTDRYALALYSRIFIPRPWSVL, encoded by the coding sequence TTGGCAGCACCATTAAGGGGCAATGTGGTGAGCGGGGTGCATAAGACTGTCCGTCAGCAGCAGGAGAAAGTGGAACGACAGACCCTGTCCCCGTTTGCCTGTCTGAGCACCCGGTCAAGGGGACGGATGAGGCCGGAGGAACCCTGCAGCCTCCGAACCACCTTTCAGCGTGATCGGGACAGGCTTATTCACTCTAAAACCTTCCGGAGATTAAAGCATAAAACGCAGGTTTTTCTTGCTCCGGCCGGTGATCACTACCGTACCCGTCTTACGCATGTGCTGGAGGTCTCGCAGATTGCCCGGACTATGGCCGTCTGTCTGCGGCTGAACGAGTACCTGACCGAGGCCATTGCCCTTGGTCACGATCTCGGCCATACTCCGTTTGGCCATGCCGGTGAATACAGCCTTAATCTGCTCCATCCCAAAGGATTTAAACATTTCCGCCAGAGTCTGCGGATTGTTGATTTTCTGGAAAACGATGGTCGCGGTCTCAACCTGTCCTGGGAGGTACGCAACGGTATTCTCAAGCATTCCAAGGGGTATGGCGAAATTTTACCCGATGACATGACAGAACTGCCGGCCACTTTAGAAGGACAGCTGGTGCGCGTCGCCGATATCATGGCCTATGTTAATCACGATATGGACGATGCCCTGCGTGGCGGCATGATTCACAGTGATGATCTGCCCGGCCATTTACGAAAGATCATCGGCGATCGTTCTTCAGAGCGCATCAATGCCATGGTCAGCGATCTGGTGAACACCACCCTGCGGATGAACGACGGCCGACTGCACTTAGGTGAGCGGATGAACGAGACCATCAACGAGCTGCGAACGTTTCTCTACGACAATGTGTACCGAAACTACCGTGTTCACAACGAATTTGAAAAAGCCCAACGGATCATCCGGGATCTGTACGGATTTTTTCTCAAACACGAGTTCCCCAACGGCAGGATTGACTCCTGCTGCCCGCCACACGGGTTATCTTCGTCAGCCGATGCGATGCAGATGCGACATCGTCAGGTCTGTGACTTTATCGCCGGTATGACAGATCGGTATGCCCTGGCTCTCTACTCTCGGATCTTTATTCCCAGACCCTGGAGTGTGCTCTAG
- a CDS encoding elongator complex protein 3: MPLIIPIFIPHEGCPHRCLFCNQYTISSRNREQVTGAAVVGTIHSWLALAQPKHRNQVQVAFYGGSFTGLTAARQVELLAVVQPFLRRGVVQSIRLSTRPDYIDDEGLAILRRYGVTTVELGVQSCDDLVLQLAGRGHTCADSVRAGRLVKEQGFRLGWQLMPGLPGENTRSLRCTVNRTVDVRPDFVRIYPTLVLRDSGLARQYQQGTYRPLSLNQAVAAVSRMKKRFDDQGIGVVRMGLQSSADLERSLIAGPWHPAFGELVKARLMLQQTRRLLARTASASPVELVINNRDQSIFHGPRSLNLRRLQELGLSTRFTLRLDPQQPRQTVRVVEGAEQH, translated from the coding sequence ATGCCGCTGATCATTCCCATCTTCATCCCCCATGAAGGGTGTCCCCATCGCTGTCTGTTCTGTAATCAGTACACCATCAGCAGCCGGAATCGGGAACAGGTGACCGGTGCTGCAGTTGTTGGCACCATTCACAGCTGGCTTGCCCTGGCTCAACCTAAACACAGAAATCAGGTGCAGGTTGCCTTTTACGGGGGCAGTTTTACCGGGTTGACAGCCGCAAGACAGGTGGAGCTGCTGGCCGTGGTGCAACCGTTTCTTCGCCGGGGTGTGGTGCAGAGCATCCGTCTCTCCACCCGACCCGATTATATCGATGATGAGGGATTGGCGATTTTGCGCCGCTATGGAGTAACCACCGTAGAGCTCGGTGTGCAGTCGTGCGATGACCTGGTACTGCAGCTTGCCGGTCGGGGACATACCTGTGCCGACAGTGTACGGGCCGGCCGACTGGTGAAAGAGCAGGGATTCAGGCTGGGGTGGCAGCTGATGCCCGGATTGCCGGGTGAAAATACTCGGTCACTGCGGTGCACAGTCAACAGAACCGTTGACGTGCGGCCCGATTTTGTCCGTATTTATCCGACTCTGGTCTTAAGGGACAGTGGTCTTGCCCGGCAGTACCAGCAGGGAACATATCGTCCGCTCAGCCTCAATCAGGCGGTGGCGGCTGTCAGCCGTATGAAAAAACGATTTGACGATCAGGGGATCGGGGTGGTACGGATGGGCCTGCAAAGTTCCGCAGACCTGGAACGATCGCTCATAGCCGGACCCTGGCATCCGGCTTTCGGTGAACTGGTCAAGGCACGTCTCATGCTGCAACAGACCCGTCGACTGCTGGCCCGCACAGCATCCGCATCCCCGGTGGAGCTGGTTATCAACAACCGCGACCAGTCCATATTTCACGGTCCGCGTTCACTTAACCTGCGGCGGTTACAGGAGCTGGGGTTGTCGACACGATTTACTTTGCGCCTTGACCCGCAGCAGCCGCGGCAGACGGTGCGGGTTGTTGAAGGCGCGGAGCAGCATTGA
- the nadC gene encoding carboxylating nicotinate-nucleotide diphosphorylase, with protein MDTFLLDTLLRNCLAEDLEHGDITTQAIFQPEDRSTACFITRHPMTVVGMETVAARVFRLLDPEVACTNAVSDGSRVEKGVELLRISGATRTLLRAERVALNLVQRLCGIATLTTAFTDAVRHTRAVIVDTRKTTPGLRLLEKYAVRAAGGRNHRYSLSDGVLIKDNHIAACGSITEAVQRVRARVPHTINIEVETDTLAQVEECLACRVGVIMLDNMDLATMRQAVALINGRATVEASGGVNLQTVTGIAETGVDIISVGALTHSARACDIGMDWRE; from the coding sequence ATGGATACCTTTCTTCTCGATACACTCTTGCGTAACTGTCTTGCCGAGGATCTGGAACACGGCGATATCACCACCCAGGCGATCTTCCAGCCGGAAGACCGGAGCACAGCCTGTTTTATCACCCGTCACCCCATGACCGTCGTCGGGATGGAGACCGTGGCTGCACGGGTTTTCCGTCTGCTCGACCCGGAGGTTGCATGCACGAACGCTGTAAGCGACGGCAGCCGGGTCGAGAAGGGCGTTGAGCTGCTGCGCATCAGTGGTGCGACGCGGACCCTTCTGCGGGCCGAACGGGTGGCACTCAACCTGGTGCAGCGCCTCTGCGGCATCGCCACCCTGACCACAGCATTCACCGATGCGGTCAGGCACACCAGAGCCGTTATTGTGGATACCCGGAAGACCACGCCGGGGCTGCGTCTTCTCGAGAAGTATGCAGTACGTGCCGCCGGCGGCCGTAACCACCGGTACTCCCTGAGCGACGGTGTGCTGATCAAGGATAATCACATCGCTGCCTGCGGTTCAATCACCGAGGCTGTGCAGCGTGTTCGGGCGCGGGTGCCGCATACGATCAACATTGAGGTGGAGACCGACACCCTGGCCCAGGTTGAAGAGTGCCTGGCCTGCAGGGTAGGTGTCATCATGCTGGATAACATGGATTTGGCAACCATGCGGCAGGCAGTGGCGCTGATCAACGGTCGCGCCACAGTCGAGGCGTCCGGAGGTGTCAACCTGCAGACAGTAACGGGTATTGCTGAAACCGGCGTGGACATCATTTCAGTCGGCGCCCTGACCCATAGTGCCCGTGCCTGCGATATTGGTATGGACTGGAGAGAGTAA
- the thpR gene encoding RNA 2',3'-cyclic phosphodiesterase, with amino-acid sequence MNKRLFVGIDLPEEICDQLKPLCCGLPGARWVPLEQLHLTLCFIGETDGSTFLDIKEALSEIVAAPFSLQLRGVGAFPPRGQPRIVWVGVEKCEPLMMLQRKITTRLFQLGLSLENRKYSPHLTLARLHQTPPARVGKFFIEHSLFALPPFAVDRFILYSSVLGRKGSIYSMEQAYRLVAADA; translated from the coding sequence ATGAATAAACGGCTTTTTGTGGGTATTGATCTGCCGGAGGAGATCTGCGATCAGCTCAAACCCCTCTGCTGTGGTCTGCCTGGTGCCCGCTGGGTGCCACTGGAACAGCTGCACCTGACACTTTGTTTTATCGGTGAGACGGACGGTTCCACCTTTCTCGATATAAAAGAAGCCTTGAGCGAAATAGTTGCTGCTCCTTTTTCCCTGCAACTACGGGGAGTCGGTGCTTTCCCGCCACGGGGGCAACCACGCATTGTCTGGGTGGGTGTTGAAAAGTGCGAGCCTTTAATGATGCTGCAGCGCAAGATCACAACCCGTCTGTTTCAGTTGGGACTTTCTCTTGAAAATCGAAAGTATTCTCCGCATCTTACTCTGGCCCGGCTTCATCAGACCCCGCCTGCTCGGGTGGGTAAATTTTTCATTGAACACTCCCTGTTCGCCCTGCCTCCGTTTGCCGTTGACCGGTTTATTCTGTATTCGAGTGTTCTTGGGCGCAAGGGGTCCATCTACAGCATGGAACAGGCGTACAGGCTGGTGGCTGCCGATGCGTGA